The proteins below are encoded in one region of Belonocnema kinseyi isolate 2016_QV_RU_SX_M_011 chromosome 3, B_treatae_v1, whole genome shotgun sequence:
- the LOC117169946 gene encoding oleosin-B3-like: MTEAINEMHHCGQLTLKASLVEDPIGELGLDGGVSVGFGCGSPYRQFFVLRAPIVASLLAIAFLDSRYFHRKSPEMVYLKILTAVIAIFLGTVAVDSARLKRQSSVSPQNGAVIDSIFNIPITAIKQTSAAAQSFSPENSGTIDSVFKIPITTLEAVGNLIKNRSPQTRQEVQEEQQRRQQEKKERIIEKREHQKYQKIQRDELKKKKIQLQKERYFSHKDPLGFNALTNLLVGHHGILGGHGGHGNHGVHQGLGAIYESLGNLVGNGGHGSHGSHGSHGSHGSHGSHGSHGSQGGHGGHGGSHEGQGSHTYEVHEYIDEPPFIWPGWPSFGHVFGSQSLSSEEKIENKIAPKDNSKNIGTPEPNVETQESKVNPKEYKKYGKSTPKMERRSSIRFESDPAPEEHRSSSKNFWPTD; this comes from the exons ATGACTGAAGCAATTAACGAAATGCATCACTGCGGTCAATTAACGTTG AAAGCTTCTCTTGTCGAGGATCCAATCGGAGAACTCGGATTGGACGGAGGGGTTAGTGTGGGATTCGGTTGTGGCAGCCCTTATAGACAGTTCTTCGTTCTCCGCGCGCCAATCGTCGCATCGCTTTTGGCGATCGCGTTTCTCGATTCGCGATATTTTCACCGGAAATCACCGGAAATGGTTTACCTCAAAATCCTCACGGCTGTCATCGCCATATTTCTCGGG ACAGTCGCAGTTGACAGCGCAAGACTTAAGAGGCAGAGTAGCGTTTCACCACAGAATGGAGCCGTGATCGATAGTATTTTTAAT ATCCCAATCACTGCGATTAAGCAAACTTCTGCAGCTGCTCAGTCATTTTCACCTGAAAACAGCGGGACTATTGACAGTGTCTTCAAG attccAATTACCACTTTGGAAGCAgtaggaaatttaataaaaaatagatcacCTCAAACACGCCAAGAAGTTCAAGAAGAACAACAAAGGCGCCAGcaggagaaaaaagaaagaataattgaaaaacgAGAGCACCAGAAATATCAGAAAATTCAACGGGATgagttgaaaaagaaaaaaattcaacttcaaaagGAGAGGTACTTCAGCCATAAGGATCCATTGGGATTTAATGCTTTAACCAATCTTTTGGTTGGTCACCATGGAATATTGGGAGGTCATGGTGGACATGGAAATCATGGAGTTCACCAAGGTTTAGGTGCAATTTATGAAAGTCTTGGAAATCTTGTTGGTAATGGTGGTCATGGTAGTCACGGTAGTCACGGTAGTCACGGTAGTCACGGTAGTCACGGTAGTCATGGTAGTCATGGTAGTCAGGGAGGACATGGCGGAcatg GAGGCAGTCACGAAGGTCAGGGAAGTCACACTTACGAAGTTCATGAATACATTGATGAACCGCCATTTATTTGGCCTGGCTGGCCCAGTTTTGGACACGTTTTCGGCTCACAATCTTTATcttcagaagaaaaaattgaaaataaaatagcaCCAAAAGATAATAGCAAAAATATTGGTACTCCTGAGCCAAACGTTGAAACCCAGGAGAGCAAAGTGAACcctaaagaatacaaaaaatacgGAAAATCAACACCCAAAATGGAAAGGAGAAGTAGCATCAGATTTGAAAGTGATCCAGCTCCTGAAGAGCATAGaagttcttcaaaaaatttttggcccacagactaa